The proteins below are encoded in one region of Bifidobacterium dentium JCM 1195 = DSM 20436:
- a CDS encoding D-alanine--D-alanine ligase family protein, whose amino-acid sequence MAKKRIVVMYGGKADEHSISCISTAGVLRALDVEKFEAIPVGITKTGQWIVDGEDPRGWNMSEGMPIVRKTDTAKDVVLDVALGQDGFFAREADGTLTSLGHVDAVLPVLHGPYGEDGTIQGLFEMMNVPYVGCGVFASAACMDKHYTKVLLAAAGIPVAPGITLDARDCDAACAFAANGETMLAAVQAAGLRYPLFVKPSRAGSSFGVTKVEREGDAAELAAAVFEASHHDWRVLVEQGIDAREIECAVLCPKAGDEPRASWPGEIVLDKRAGGDDQFYDFDSKYMDAEASHVEVPAALPQETLELVRETAKKAFKAVDGTGLSRVDTFVTADGKVMVNEINTMPGFTPISMYPKAWDATGVSYTDLISTLIEGVLE is encoded by the coding sequence ATGGCTAAGAAGCGCATTGTGGTGATGTATGGCGGCAAGGCCGATGAGCATTCGATTTCGTGCATCTCCACCGCAGGAGTGCTGCGTGCGCTGGATGTGGAGAAGTTCGAGGCGATTCCGGTCGGCATCACCAAAACCGGCCAGTGGATCGTCGACGGTGAGGATCCGCGCGGCTGGAACATGAGCGAAGGCATGCCAATCGTCAGGAAAACCGATACCGCCAAGGACGTGGTGCTTGACGTGGCTCTCGGCCAAGACGGTTTCTTCGCGCGTGAGGCCGACGGTACGCTGACCTCCCTTGGCCATGTGGACGCGGTGTTGCCGGTGCTGCACGGTCCGTATGGCGAGGACGGCACCATCCAAGGTCTGTTCGAAATGATGAACGTGCCGTACGTGGGTTGCGGTGTGTTCGCCTCCGCCGCTTGCATGGACAAGCACTATACGAAGGTGCTGCTGGCTGCCGCCGGCATTCCGGTCGCCCCCGGCATTACGTTGGATGCACGCGATTGCGATGCAGCTTGCGCATTTGCCGCAAACGGCGAAACGATGTTGGCCGCGGTACAGGCTGCGGGATTGCGGTATCCGCTGTTCGTCAAGCCGTCCCGTGCCGGTTCCAGCTTCGGCGTGACCAAGGTGGAACGCGAGGGTGACGCCGCCGAACTGGCCGCCGCCGTATTCGAAGCATCCCACCATGATTGGCGTGTGCTGGTCGAGCAAGGCATCGACGCTCGTGAGATCGAATGTGCGGTGCTGTGCCCGAAAGCCGGCGACGAACCGCGTGCCAGCTGGCCGGGTGAGATTGTGCTTGACAAGCGTGCCGGCGGCGACGATCAGTTCTACGATTTCGACAGCAAATACATGGACGCCGAGGCGAGCCATGTGGAAGTGCCTGCGGCCCTGCCTCAGGAGACGCTCGAACTGGTGCGTGAAACCGCGAAGAAGGCGTTCAAAGCGGTCGATGGCACAGGCCTAAGCCGTGTGGACACGTTCGTGACGGCCGATGGCAAGGTGATGGTCAACGAAATCAACACCATGCCGGGCTTCACGCCGATTTCCATGTATCCCAAGGCGTGGGACGCCACAGGCGTAAGCTATACCGATCTGATCTCCACCCTCATCGAAGGCGTGCTGGAGTAG